ATATCCTCCGGCGTCGCCAGGCCTGCCGCGTAAATACCGCCGAAGCCGCCAAAATGGTCGGCATGGCTGTGGGAGATAATGACGCCCTGCAGCGGTTTTTTGCCACGTTCTTTTTCATACAGTTCAATAGAACGTTTGAAACTGTCGGTAGAATACTCAACGTCATACAGGACGATGCCGGTATTAGTTTCAATAATGGTCAGGTTGGCAATATCCTGACCGCGCACCTGATAGATATGGTCGGAAACTTTATATAGCCCCCCGCGGTTAACCAACTGCGCGTGACGCCACAGGCTGGGATTCACTGACGGCGGCGCGTCCTTTTTTTGCATGAAATTCATGCCTGTAACATCAATAACGCCGTCAATATCACCGTTATTAATCAACGGAGCGATAAACCCTTTGTCGGTATTTTCGAAGTCGGTTTTATTCGCAAAATCAAGCCGTTTGTACACCGCCTCGTTATTCGCTTTTGTTGCATCCGTGGCCGGTTTGCTCTCTGCAGTAAACTGATAATCTGCAGCCGTTGCCATGCCGGAAACCACAAGGCCAGCACAGAGTATTGCTAAAGACGTTTTCTTGCACATAGACAGATTCTCCAAGACATATTTTTTATGTATATCGTTACGATTCATTCAGTCTCTGCATAAAAATCACTCTTTCTCTCATCGCATCTACAAGCGTAGCCTTCGTTGATGATTTTTTAAAAAAATGACTAACGGTAAATAGCGCCGCAAAGATGTCACCTTTAATGTCATGTTCTACGCTTTCCGATACGCGCTGTGAAATGACTGACTCCCTCAGTGCTGGATATCCGAACATTATTGGCAAGCAATAAGGCTCAATATCATGAAAAATTGTGCATTACTCATCGCTCTGCCGTTGCTCATGGCGGCCAATATGTCAAACGCCGCCGAAAAACAGGCAGCCGATGCCGCGCAGGCCAATAACCCGTTGGCCAATATGACCGCATTCAATATGCAGAACTACTACATTGGCGACGTCAGCGGGACGGATAACGATGCGAACCAGTTTTGGCTGCGCTATGCGCAACCTTTTTCCGTGGGTGAGAGCCACTGGTTGCTGCGTGCTTCACTGCCGGTGAACACCTACCCCGCTCCGCCAACCGGAGGCCATACAACCGGGCCCGGCGATCTTAACCTCTTCGCATCCTGGCTGATGGATACCGGCAATCCGGCGGTCAGTTTCGGCTTCGGTCCGCAAATCACCGCGCCAACGGCGTCGGACGACGCGTTAGGCAGTGAAAAGTGGTCGGCAGGCCTGGTTAACGTACTGTTCAATGCCAGTTCGCCGACGTTCCAGTACGGTTATCTCGCGTCATGGCAACACAGCTTTGCCGGTGACGGGCAGCGCAACGATGTACATCTGGGCACGTTTCAGCCCTTCATGTTCTATCAGCTCGGCGGCGGAACTTACCTCCGTTCCGCGCCCATCTGGGCGTATAACTTTCAAAATGACAGCTATAGCGTACCGCTGGGGCTGGGTATAGGGCAGGTTATCAAGCAGGGGAAAACGGTTTATAACTTCTTTATTGAGCCGCAGGGTTCAGTCGCCGATCATGGTCCCGGCCAGCCTCGCTGGCAGATTTTTGTCGGCCTGAACCTGCAGTTTATGGATTGATTAACGTATTCCGGGTCAGGGGCAGATGCACTGTCACGCTGGCGATTCTCCCGTCAATGCGGTACGCCGTCGCGGCGAATACTTTTTCTGGCACTCCGACAGCAATTAGCAACGATTCTCATTATCAATGGTCGTGGTATACTGCCGCCACAACGACAACAGGAGAACGCCGTGACTACCGAAGCACCCCGCACCCGCGCCCCCTATTTAATCAGCGTTGCCCGCGTTCATGACGTAACGCCGCACCTGCGTCGCATCACCTTTTATGCCGACGATTTACAGTATTACCCGGCCAACGCCGCCGCGGCGCACATTAAAGTCTTTCTGCCGCGCGCCGGGCAAAGCCAGCCCGATCTGCCGCGCCTGACCGAAAATGGCCCGGTCTGGGCGGCGGACGCCGTACGCCCGCTGGTGCGCACCTACTCCGTACGCGCCATTCGCCCGGAACAGGGTGAAATCGATATTGAATTCGCCATGCACGACCATAACGGCCCGGCGGTCAGCTTCGCCCGTAACGCCAAAGCCGGCGACATCATCGGCATCAGCAATCCCGGCGGGCCGAAACCGATGCTGCCGGAGGCTGACTTTTACTGTCTGGCGGGCGATCCCTCATCGCTGCCGGCCATCGCCGCCCTGCTGGAAAATCTGCCGGCGCGCAGTGAAGGACACGCCTTTATCCGCGTCGACAGCAGCGCCGATGTCCTAGACCTGCGCAAACCGGCCGGTTTTGAGCTGAGCTGGATTATCGGCGGCACCGATAAAACCGCAGCGCTGATTACCCAGTTCTGCGCGCAGCCGCTGCCCGCCGGCCGCACGCATTTCTGGCTGGCCGGCGAGGATCAACTGGTGGTCACCCTGCGTCGCCACCTGCGCCGTGAACGTCAATGTGAGCGTAATCAGCTTTATGCGGTTCCTTACTGGCGTGAGGGGCTAAATGAAGAGGGTTATCATGAGACGCGCCATGAAATCATGGATAATATTGATTCCTGATGCGTTCAACCTGCGTGTATTGACGAGGAAATTCTTCATTAACTGATTTTTTTAGCGGGTTAATGATAAAAAATCGCTTAGCTGCGTAAAAGTAAGTAAAAAAAACCGCATCCCCTGCGGTTTTTTTGTTACTCTATGTCACATAAAGCAAGTTTTTTCTTGCTCATAACGCCACAACATCACTATTCCCACGGTGCAATCCAGTCAGCATATCCTATGATTAAGTATCTTCCGTGATACGCGAAATCGTCGGTTATACAGATGATTAGCACACAGCCGGGAACCTGCAGTTCGAGAAAGGAGACGTACTATCCATGAAGTCGCAACACGATCCTGGCCGATCTAAATCCCGCCATACCGAGTATTCCCTGATTTTTCCGATCGCTGCGCTGGTTGTCTTGAACCTGTGGAGCGAAACCAGCAACTTCCCGCTGATCGTCGGCATTAATATTCTCGCTCTGTTCGGTATTCTGAGCAGCGCCTTCAGCGTCGTGCGCCATGCCGACGTGCTGGCCCACCGCCTGGGCGAACCCTACGGCTCGCTGATCCTCAGCCTGTCGGTGGTGATCCTGGAGGTCAGCCTGATCTCCGCGCTGATGGCGACCGGCGATGCCGCGCCGGCCCTGATGCGCGACACCCTATATTCCATCATCATGATCGTCACCGCCGGTCTGGTGGGCTTTGCCCTGCTGCTGGGCGGACGTAAATTCGCCACCCAGTACGTCAACCTCGGCGGCATCAAACAGTATCTGATGGCGATTTTCCCGCTGGCGGTGATCGTGCTGGTGCTGCCCAGCGCCCTGCCGGGCGGCAATTTCAGCACCGGCCAGTCGCTGCTGGTCGCCATGATCTCCGCCGCCATGTACGGCGTGTTCCTGCTGATCCAGACGAAAACGCACCAAAATCTGTTTGTCTACGAGCATGAAGACGACGATGGCGACCCGCACCACGGAAAACCGTCCTCCCACAGCAGCCTGTGGCACGCCGCCTGGCTGGTGGTGCATCTGGTGGCGGTGATCGCGGTGACCAAATTCAATGCCGGCCCGCTGGAAGGCCTGCTGACCAAAGTGAACGCGCCGGCTCAGTTCACCGGCTTCCTGGTGGCGCTGCTGATCCTGTCGCCGGAAGGCCTGGGCGCCCTGCGCGCAGTGCTGAACAACCAGGTGCAGCGCGCCATGAATCTGTTCTTCGGTTCGGTGCTGGCGACTATTTCCCTGACGGTGCCGGCGGTAACCATTATCGCCACGTTGACCGGCCAGACGCTGATCTTCGGCCTGCAGGCGCCGCATATGGTGGTAATGCTGACGGTGCTGATCCTGTGCCAGATTTCCTTCTCCACCGGCCGCACCAACGTGCTGAACGGCACCGCCCACCTGGCGCTGTTCGCCGCCTATATGCTGACCATCTTCGCCTGATCCCGACGGTAACGGCATGAAAAAAGGGCTGAACGCCGCGTTCAGCCCTTTTGTTTTTCCGCCGGCTACAGCGCGCAGAAAATCCCCACGGCGATACCGCCGGACGGTTGTTCGCCGGCAATAAAAAAGGCCGCATAGCGGCCTTTTTACTCGGGTTAGCGGGAGATTAGCTGTAGGCGTGCAGCGTACGCTGACACAGTGCAGAACGAACGCAATCCTGTTTATCAAAGCGAATAATGCCGACCATTTCATCTTCCTCGAAACGCTGCAGCGCATCATTCAGGCCCGACTCTACCCCGCGCGGCAGGTCGCACTGGGTAATATCGCCGTTGACGATCACCGTCACGTTTTCTCCCAGACGGGTAAGGAACATTTTCATCTGGCTGGTGGTAACATTCTGCGCTTCATCCAGAATCACCACCGCGTTTTCAAATGTCCGCCCGCGCATATAGGCGAAAGGTGCAATTTCAACCTTGCCGATTTCCGGCCGCAGACAATATTGCAGGAAAGACGATCCCAGCCGACGCTGCAGAATGTCGTACACCGGGCGGAAATAAGGGGCAAACTTCTCGGAAATATCCCCCGGCAAAAAGCCAAGATCCTCATCCGCCTGCAACACCGGACGGGTGACAATAATGCGATCCACTTCTTTATGAATCAGCGCTTCCGCCGCTTTCGCCGCACTGATAAAGGTTTTACCGCACCCGGCTTCGCCGGTGGCAAAGATCAACTGTTTATTTTCTATGGCTAACAAGTAATGACCCTGAGCCTCGGTTCGCGCCTCGATGGGTGAGCTATCGCGCTTATCCCGCGCCATGCCGATAGACTCAACGCCACCCATTTGCACCAGCGAAGTCACGCTTTCTTCTTCCAACTGGCGATGACTGCGAGCGTCACGACGAATTACGCGTTTCGCTTCACGACGTGCTTTGATCACTGCTTTCTGTCTTCCCATAGTGGCACCTTACAGTTTGTTTCACCTACCGCAGCGTTATTCACGCGCGATGAATGTTTCACACACGTATTAGGTTTTGGCCTCCTTCAAGCCAATATATATCTCGGCCCTGCGGGCGACGGCCCGAAAAGAGCGGGGACAAGCCAATGGATAAAGTAAATCTGCGGCCGCGTTATTACGCCGAGATCCACCGGACGAAGAGACGAAGTAAACGGAATAAGTGAGTATGGCGTTGCGCGTGACAGTGTAGAAAGTGGCGAGAAAAAGAGAGTCGGAGAGAGAACCCTCGTTACAACGAGAAATCAGGGAGGTGATGTTATTTTTTCTTTGTAGCCCCAACCAGGACTTTACCATTAGCGATCCCCGCAGTGTTATTTACAGCCTCGGGCTGTGCACCGTGTGAAAACTACCGCCAGATGATTACAGTATAATGACAATGCGCCAGTCTGCGTTGCTTAAATGTAAAAAAATTTATTTTTTTGCTTCCCTTTGCGCCGCGCGCTTATTTTTTGCACAGCAACGTTAATATAGCATGCCGGCCGCGCCGGCATGCTATCGGCTATTATTCGAACGAATAGGAAACGCTTACGCCGCCGCCCCAATTGCGTCCCGGTGCCGGCTCATAAAAGCGCCCGTTGCCCTCATTAACAATCACCGAGCCCACGTAGTCACGGTCAAACAGATTATCGACCCGGCCAAAAACGTTGACCAGCCAGTTGCCCAGCGGATAACGGTAACCGCTGTTCAGACCGACGGTGGTATAGGACGGCGCCTGGGCGCTGTTGGCGTCATTCACCTGGATATCGCTCATATAACGCACTTCAGCGCCGGCATACCAGCCCTGTTCCGGCGCCCACGCCAGCGAGGCGTAACCCATATTGCGGGCGATGCCCGGAATACGGTTGCCGCGGCCGATAAACTTATCCGCCGAGCAGGTGGCATCACCGCAAATATCGTCGCGATAGCGCGCGTCCAGCAGCGTCCACGCCATGTTTAACCGCCACGCCTCGCCAAATTGCTGGTCCAGCGCCAGCTCCAGACCACGGCGGCGTGTCTGGCCGGCGTTTTTGTAGCTGCTGCGCCCGTTGCTGCTGTTGGCCGTGACGATCTCATTGCGGGTATCGGTCTGGAACAGCGCCGCGGTCAGCAGCCCGTTGCCGATGCGGGTTTTGCTGCCAACTTCCAGCGTATCGCTGACGGCCGGCTGCAGATCGAAGTTCATGCCGGCCGTACCATCCGGCCGGTAAGAGAGCTCATTGATGGTCGGCGTTTCAAAACCGCGTCCGGCGGCAGCATAAATATTCCAGCCGTCCGCCAGCGCATAGCGCAGTGCGCCGGCGGGCAGCCACTGGTGATAGCGGGCGTTGCCGCTGTCGTCGCCGTTGCCGGGGGTAATAAAGTGGTCATTGGAGTCAAAGTTAACGGTGCTGAAACGCACGCCGGCGTCCAACGTCAGGCGCGGTGTCAGTTGCCAGGAGCTTTGCAGGTACGGGTCGAGGTTCCACATCAGGTTACGCTCGTCACGGCGCAGATTACCCTTAACCCCCAGCTGCTGCACGCCGTTCACCTCGGCAAAGTTTTCATAGCCCTTGCGCTTTTCCGTCATGGTTTCATAGTTCAGGCCACCGGTCAGGGTATAGGGCACGGCGGCGATGGCGCCGCGATGCGTCCAGCGCGTATCAATACCCTGATAGTGGCGCGCCAGCACAATCACTCCACCGGGCTGCTGAGCACTGCGCTGCTGGACAAATACCGGTATCGACTGGTACTGGGTGGTTTCCCGTTCGCCGGCATACATCATCACGCTCAGATCATCATTGTCGCCGAACTGTCGCTGATAGTGCAGGCCGCCCTGGGTCTGCGACACGGTTTTTCGCGTATTGAACTGCTCGGCGCGCGGCGCCTGGCGCGGATTATCCTGCCACTCTTCCCGCGTCAGGCCGCCGGGATCGTCGGCGTTGATATCGACGCTGTTAAACAGCAGCGTTAGGGTGCTGGCATCATCCAGGCGCACGCCCAGTTTGGCGTTGCCCAGATTTTTGCGCGCGCCGCTGTGGTCACGGAAACCTTCGGTGGTAAAGCGCGTCGCAGACACTGCGTAGTTGACGTCGCCGGCCTGACTGCCGTCGCCGGTGGCGCCGCTGGCCTTGACGCCGTAACGCCAGGATCCATAGCTGCCGGCGTACATGCCCGCTTCAACACGGTTCGGCTGGCGACCGGTCTGCGTGGCAACGTTGACCACCCCACCTGAGGCGTTGCCATACAGCGCGGAAAACGGCCCGCGCAGCACTTCCACTTTATCGGCCGACGCCAAGTCGATATTCGAGGTTTGCCCCTGCCCGTCCGGCATGGTGGCGGGAATGCCGTCAACATAAATCCGTACGCCGCGCACGCCATAGGTTGAGCGCGCACCGAAACCGCGCACCGACAGTTGCAGATCCTGCGCGTAGTTCTGGCGATTTTGCACCTGCAGCCCGGGCACGACGCCAAGGCTCTCCGACAGGTTGATTTGCGGTTTGGCGTCGCGCAACTGCTCGCCGTTAACCACGCTGACCGCCGCCGGCGTACTCAGTTCAGACAGGCCGCTGCGCTTGGCCGTGACCACCACGGTTGCCTCATCATCGGCCCCTGACGCCGCGCTGGCGATCAGCGGCCATAAAACAGGCAGCAGCGCCACCGCAGCGGCGCAGGTATTCCCGGAAATAGATTTCATATGTTAATGCCGTGAAAATAGAGAAGAATGCTGTAACAATCAGATGCAAACGGCAATATATACGAATATTGCCGCAGGCAGTGTACAAATCGTTATGACGCCTCCGTTTTCTCCCCGGCGCCTCAGCACTGATAGCCCGTACCAACGTCAAAATTCAGCACAACGCCCTGCCGTGCGTCATAAGCCAGCTGCAGCTGCTGCGGCTTGCGATGCTCCTCCAGGCGCTGCAGCAACTGACGGGAAACCGTCGGCAAAATCTGCTGATTCAGTACGCTGTCGATATGGCGCACGCCGCCCTCCGCCTGCAGGCCGGCCGACACCAGCGCATCACTCAGGCTGTCGTCGACAACGCAGCGCAGATCGTAACGCTGCCGCAGCCGCTGCATAATCTGCTGTAGCCTGCTGGCGACAATCCGCCGCAACGCCTCGACGTCCAGCGGACGGTAGATAAGCACTTGCGCCTGAGCCAGCAGCGCCGGCTGAAAGCGCGCGCGCAGGATCGGCTGCAGCGCGGCGCTCAGCTCGGCGTCCGTCGCATCGGGCTGCGTTACCAACTGCTGGTGCAGTTGCTCGCGCCCCAGCTCACTGCTCATCAGGAACACCGTATGGTGGAAATCAATCAGCCGCCCTTGGCCGTCACGCAGAGAACCGCGCTCAAACAACTGGCAGAGCAACTTCAACACCTCGCCATGAGCCTTTTCCACCTCTTCCAGCAGCACTACGCTGTAAGGACGCAGCCGCACCGCTTCGGTTAACGTCCCCTCCTCCTCTGCCTGCTCGCCATGTCCCCCAATCAGATGCTTCACCGCGCACGCTTCCTGATACTCCGCCATATTGAGGGTCAGCAGTGAGGCGTCGTCCGCGAACAGATTCTCGGCCAGCGCCCGCGCGCTCGCCATTTTGCCCACGCCGGCCGGTCCCAGCAGTAAAAATACCCCCAGCGGCCCATTCTCCAGCCGCAGCTGCGTTGAGGCGGTATACAGCCCCTGCGCCAGCGCGCCCATTGCCGACTCCTGTCCGATCACCTGCTCGGTCAGGCGCTGTTCAAGCTGCAGCAAACAGCTGCGCTCATCCTCTAACAGGCTGCTTAGCGCGATGCCGCACCAGTCGGCGATGACCGTCGCCACCATGCGGGCGTCTACATCCAGCGACAGCAGAGGAACGGACGCCTGCAGCGCCGCCAACTGCTGCTGCAACACCGTGCATTCATCGCTGCGCTCCGCCTGGCGGGCCGTCAGCAGTTGCCGCGCCAGCAGCCGCTCCTGCCGCAGCTGCTGCTCCAGATTCGCCAGTTGCTGCTGCAGCCACTGGCAACGGTCGCAGATATCCGCCAGCCGCGCCGGGTCGACCTCATCACTCTGCGCTTCGTCCTGCTCAATTGCCTGTTGCTCCATCGCCAGCGCCGCCAGTTCCGCGCGGATCTGCGTCAGTGGCGCAGGTTCGACCTCCAGACTCATCCGCACCCGGGCACTGGCGATATCCAACAGATCCACTGCCTTATCGGGCAGCTGACGGCCGCACAGATAGCGACGCGACAGCACCACCGCCGCCTTCAGCGCCGAGTCCTGGATGTAGACGCCGTGGTGTTGGGCATAACGTTCTTTCAGCGCCCGCAGCATCAGGCAGGCGGTCTCATTATCCGGTTCATCGACGCTGACCTTCTGCAGGCAGTGTCCCAGCGCCGTGTCCCACTCGACATGCTGCTGATACTCTTGCCGGTTGGCGGTAATAATCAGGCGCAGCTCTCCCTGCATCAGCGCCGGCTTCAATATCTTGAGCACCTCTTCACTGCCGGCCGACTCGCCGACGCCCACCGGCGTATGCACCTCGTCGATCAGCAGCAGTATCGGTTGCGGCGAACGGCGTATGGCGTCAACCAACTGCAGCAGCCGCAGCGTGAAAGCAGAAAGGTCGCCAGGCCCCGTCTGCAGCAGCGCCACATCCAATCTGCGGATACGCATATTTTTCAGACCGTCCGGCACATTGCCTGCCGCAATACGCTGCGCCAGTCCCTCCACCAGCGCACTTTTGCCGACGCCCGGTTCGCCAACTAGAATCGGGTTGTTTTTACGCCGGCGGGAAAGCACATCGACGATCTGCCGCAGTTCGGCATCACGCCCCAATACCGGATCGAGCTGTCTGGCCTGCGCTTTCGCAGTAATATCCAGGGTGAATTGATCCAACAGCGCTGAACACTCACATTCCGTCATATCCGTAATCCTGGCAAAAGGTGACTCCTGGGACGAAAAACCGCAGCGCTGATTACCGCCCGACTGACTATCCGGCCACGGCGGCGCACACTTCAGCGGCATATCATCCAGACTCAACAGCGTCCCGGCAGCCGTCCGCATGCTCTCGGGACTTAAGCGTCGTAGCCAATAGGCTAAATGCGTTGTCATAATGCTCTTCCTTGTTTGCTGACGCCGGGCAGACTTCTCCCTACCGGCGCGTTTTGTTAGCGTATAGCGTAAATCCCATTCCATGGGGCACTCTCTGCAGGGTTAAGCGGCGCTTCCCGCGGCTTAACCCAAGACATCGCCGGCCGATCGGTTGCCTGACCCGATTAGCCCTGCATCTGCGGTCTGAAGTTTTGCGTGGGTAAGAGGCGTGAAGAATAACGGCGGTCCGACGCCTGACCGACATCGTACTCCCGGCCGCACGCGGCGCCCTGGCGAAC
The nucleotide sequence above comes from Serratia rhizosphaerae. Encoded proteins:
- a CDS encoding siderophore-interacting protein; its protein translation is MTTEAPRTRAPYLISVARVHDVTPHLRRITFYADDLQYYPANAAAAHIKVFLPRAGQSQPDLPRLTENGPVWAADAVRPLVRTYSVRAIRPEQGEIDIEFAMHDHNGPAVSFARNAKAGDIIGISNPGGPKPMLPEADFYCLAGDPSSLPAIAALLENLPARSEGHAFIRVDSSADVLDLRKPAGFELSWIIGGTDKTAALITQFCAQPLPAGRTHFWLAGEDQLVVTLRRHLRRERQCERNQLYAVPYWREGLNEEGYHETRHEIMDNIDS
- a CDS encoding AAA family ATPase → MTTHLAYWLRRLSPESMRTAAGTLLSLDDMPLKCAPPWPDSQSGGNQRCGFSSQESPFARITDMTECECSALLDQFTLDITAKAQARQLDPVLGRDAELRQIVDVLSRRRKNNPILVGEPGVGKSALVEGLAQRIAAGNVPDGLKNMRIRRLDVALLQTGPGDLSAFTLRLLQLVDAIRRSPQPILLLIDEVHTPVGVGESAGSEEVLKILKPALMQGELRLIITANRQEYQQHVEWDTALGHCLQKVSVDEPDNETACLMLRALKERYAQHHGVYIQDSALKAAVVLSRRYLCGRQLPDKAVDLLDIASARVRMSLEVEPAPLTQIRAELAALAMEQQAIEQDEAQSDEVDPARLADICDRCQWLQQQLANLEQQLRQERLLARQLLTARQAERSDECTVLQQQLAALQASVPLLSLDVDARMVATVIADWCGIALSSLLEDERSCLLQLEQRLTEQVIGQESAMGALAQGLYTASTQLRLENGPLGVFLLLGPAGVGKMASARALAENLFADDASLLTLNMAEYQEACAVKHLIGGHGEQAEEEGTLTEAVRLRPYSVVLLEEVEKAHGEVLKLLCQLFERGSLRDGQGRLIDFHHTVFLMSSELGREQLHQQLVTQPDATDAELSAALQPILRARFQPALLAQAQVLIYRPLDVEALRRIVASRLQQIMQRLRQRYDLRCVVDDSLSDALVSAGLQAEGGVRHIDSVLNQQILPTVSRQLLQRLEEHRKPQQLQLAYDARQGVVLNFDVGTGYQC
- the pqqU gene encoding TonB-dependent receptor PqqU, with the translated sequence MKSISGNTCAAAVALLPVLWPLIASAASGADDEATVVVTAKRSGLSELSTPAAVSVVNGEQLRDAKPQINLSESLGVVPGLQVQNRQNYAQDLQLSVRGFGARSTYGVRGVRIYVDGIPATMPDGQGQTSNIDLASADKVEVLRGPFSALYGNASGGVVNVATQTGRQPNRVEAGMYAGSYGSWRYGVKASGATGDGSQAGDVNYAVSATRFTTEGFRDHSGARKNLGNAKLGVRLDDASTLTLLFNSVDINADDPGGLTREEWQDNPRQAPRAEQFNTRKTVSQTQGGLHYQRQFGDNDDLSVMMYAGERETTQYQSIPVFVQQRSAQQPGGVIVLARHYQGIDTRWTHRGAIAAVPYTLTGGLNYETMTEKRKGYENFAEVNGVQQLGVKGNLRRDERNLMWNLDPYLQSSWQLTPRLTLDAGVRFSTVNFDSNDHFITPGNGDDSGNARYHQWLPAGALRYALADGWNIYAAAGRGFETPTINELSYRPDGTAGMNFDLQPAVSDTLEVGSKTRIGNGLLTAALFQTDTRNEIVTANSSNGRSSYKNAGQTRRRGLELALDQQFGEAWRLNMAWTLLDARYRDDICGDATCSADKFIGRGNRIPGIARNMGYASLAWAPEQGWYAGAEVRYMSDIQVNDANSAQAPSYTTVGLNSGYRYPLGNWLVNVFGRVDNLFDRDYVGSVIVNEGNGRFYEPAPGRNWGGGVSVSYSFE
- the chaA gene encoding sodium-potassium/proton antiporter ChaA; this encodes MKSQHDPGRSKSRHTEYSLIFPIAALVVLNLWSETSNFPLIVGINILALFGILSSAFSVVRHADVLAHRLGEPYGSLILSLSVVILEVSLISALMATGDAAPALMRDTLYSIIMIVTAGLVGFALLLGGRKFATQYVNLGGIKQYLMAIFPLAVIVLVLPSALPGGNFSTGQSLLVAMISAAMYGVFLLIQTKTHQNLFVYEHEDDDGDPHHGKPSSHSSLWHAAWLVVHLVAVIAVTKFNAGPLEGLLTKVNAPAQFTGFLVALLILSPEGLGALRAVLNNQVQRAMNLFFGSVLATISLTVPAVTIIATLTGQTLIFGLQAPHMVVMLTVLILCQISFSTGRTNVLNGTAHLALFAAYMLTIFA
- the phoH gene encoding phosphate starvation-inducible protein PhoH; protein product: MGRQKAVIKARREAKRVIRRDARSHRQLEEESVTSLVQMGGVESIGMARDKRDSSPIEARTEAQGHYLLAIENKQLIFATGEAGCGKTFISAAKAAEALIHKEVDRIIVTRPVLQADEDLGFLPGDISEKFAPYFRPVYDILQRRLGSSFLQYCLRPEIGKVEIAPFAYMRGRTFENAVVILDEAQNVTTSQMKMFLTRLGENVTVIVNGDITQCDLPRGVESGLNDALQRFEEDEMVGIIRFDKQDCVRSALCQRTLHAYS